A single region of the Balaenoptera ricei isolate mBalRic1 chromosome 12, mBalRic1.hap2, whole genome shotgun sequence genome encodes:
- the FHL5 gene encoding four and a half LIM domains protein 5: MTTAQFDCQYCMASLLGKYVLKDDNPYCVTCYDRIFSNYCEECKEPIKSDSKDLCYKGHHWHEGCFNCAKCNQSLAEKPFAAKDECQLCSEYYSNECSSKCFHCKKTIMPGSRKMEFKGNYWHETCFACKHCQQPIGTKPLISIESGNYCVPCFEMEFAHYCSFCKKVITSGGIMFCGQPWHKECFLCRGCRKELCEEEFMSRDDYPFCLDCYNHLYAKKCATCTKPITGFRGAKFICFQDRQWHSECFNCEKCSVSLVGEGFLTHNKEIFCHKCGSGVDTDM; encoded by the exons ATGACAACTGCTCAATTTGATTGTCAATACTGCATGGCATCACTTCTTGGGAAGTATGTACTAAAGGATGATAATCCATACTGTGTTACTTGTTATGATCGTATCTTTTCTAACTATTGTGAGGAGTGCAAAGAACCGATCAAATCAGATTCCAAG GATCTTTGTTACAAAGGCCATCACTGGCATGAAGGATGCTTCAATTGCGCCAAATGCAATCAGTCTTTGGCGGAAAAGCCTTTTGCTGCCAAGGATGAGTGCCAGCTGTGCTCCGAGTACTATTCTAATGAGTGCTCCTCCAAGTGCTTCCATTGTAAGAAGACCATCATGCCTG GTTCCCGAAAAATGGAATTTAAGGGAAACTACTGGCATGAAACCTGCTTTGCGTGCAAGCATTGCCAACAGCCAATAGGAACTAAACCTTTGATTTCCATAGAGAGTGGCAATTATTGTGTGCCGTGTTTTGAGATGGAGTTTGCTCACTACTGCAGCTTTTGTAAGAAG GTGATTACTTCAGGTGGGATAATGTTTTGTGGCCAGCCATGGCATAAAGAGTGCTTTCTGTGCCGTGGCTGTAGGAAAGAGCTCTGTGAAGAAGAGTTTATGTCCAGAGATGATTATCCATTCTGCTTGGACTGCTACAACCATCTTTATGCCAAAAAGTGTGCCACCTGCACCAAGCCTATTACTG GTTTCAGAGGTGCCAAGTTTATCTGCTTTCAAGACCGCCAGTGGCACAGCGAATGCTTTAACTGTGAGAAGTGCTCAGTCTCCTTGGTGGGGGAAGGCTTCCTGACTCACAACAAGGAAATCTTCTGCCACAAATGTGGCTCTGGGGTGGACACTGACATGTAG